Proteins from a single region of Weeksella virosa DSM 16922:
- a CDS encoding DUF445 domain-containing protein translates to MTTDEKKKQLRKHKAIATGLFVLMTLLYLWMVFLEQETPKPWMGYVKAFSEAAMVGALADWFAVTALFRYPLGLKIPHTNLIERSKNAIGDNLGNFVQTNFLTPTNIRPYIEKLDVVSLANNWLKKPDNQHLLEEELMNISSKIVRDLNDEDVVNFLSDKGAEMLRQFDLQALVASSVNYMLDRNKHTEIINAILPKAIDYMYDSNGIIKEKLEEKHPIISMFVGKRISKGVVEGVVTYLEEIQQDEQHEFRLNIEKSLREVVDKISTSPDWKHRLSVMRDDFITDERMKYYTVDLWKTLKESLTQSFEEENSTMRNYLRKNIEKLALTLETDNELQRKINGWIRLFIYRLILRNVGEVELLISKTVDNWSGRELSNKLELEVGKDLQYIRVNGTLVGGLVGLIIYTITQLITN, encoded by the coding sequence ATGACAACCGACGAAAAAAAAAAACAATTACGCAAACATAAAGCCATCGCAACTGGACTTTTTGTACTGATGACCTTACTCTATTTATGGATGGTTTTTTTAGAACAAGAAACTCCGAAGCCTTGGATGGGATATGTGAAAGCTTTCTCAGAAGCAGCAATGGTAGGGGCTTTGGCAGATTGGTTTGCGGTAACTGCGCTTTTTCGTTATCCTTTGGGACTAAAAATTCCTCATACCAATCTTATCGAAAGAAGTAAAAATGCTATCGGCGACAATCTTGGTAATTTCGTGCAAACAAACTTCTTGACTCCGACAAATATTCGTCCCTATATAGAAAAGTTAGACGTTGTGAGCTTGGCAAATAATTGGCTGAAAAAACCAGACAATCAACATTTGTTAGAAGAGGAATTGATGAATATCTCATCGAAAATTGTTCGAGACCTTAATGACGAGGATGTTGTAAATTTTCTCAGTGATAAAGGAGCAGAAATGTTAAGACAGTTCGATTTACAAGCGCTTGTTGCTTCGTCGGTAAACTATATGCTCGACCGAAATAAACATACCGAAATCATTAATGCAATTTTACCAAAAGCTATTGATTATATGTACGATAGCAATGGAATAATCAAAGAAAAATTAGAAGAAAAACATCCGATAATTTCTATGTTTGTAGGTAAGCGCATCTCGAAAGGAGTGGTTGAAGGAGTGGTCACTTATTTAGAAGAAATACAACAAGATGAGCAGCACGAATTTCGACTAAACATAGAAAAAAGTTTAAGAGAGGTGGTTGATAAAATTTCTACTTCACCCGACTGGAAACATCGACTTTCGGTAATGCGAGATGATTTTATTACAGATGAACGAATGAAGTATTATACAGTCGATTTATGGAAAACTCTGAAGGAGAGTCTCACACAAAGTTTCGAAGAAGAAAATTCTACAATGCGAAATTATCTTCGCAAAAATATCGAAAAACTAGCTTTAACCCTAGAAACCGATAACGAATTACAACGTAAAATCAATGGTTGGATTCGCTTGTTCATTTACCGATTAATTCTTAGAAATGTTGGTGAGGTAGAATTATTGATAAGTAAAACAGTCGATAATTGGTCAGGTAGAGAATTAAGCAATAAATTAGAATTAGAGGTAGGGAAAGACCTTCAATATATTCGTGTCAATGGAACTTTGGTCGGGGGTTTGGTCGGATTGATTATCTACACAATCACCCAACTTATCACTAATTAG
- the era gene encoding GTPase Era, translating into MGNNENFKSGFVNIIGNPNVGKSTLMNLLMKERLVIATHKAQTTRHRIKGILTGENYQIVFSDTPGVIDPAYELQNLMMDSVKESLIDADVLLYVVEVGEKRMKNEEIFEKIQQTNVPTLILLNKIDLVSQEKLDQAVDHWHALLPNAQILPISAKENFNIDLLINKIIELLPNGPMYYPEDQLTDRSERFIVNEVIREKILLHYEKEIPYAVEVVTERFKEEMTMIYIEADIYVERDSQKGIIIGRKGEALSRVGKEAREELEKFFDKKVFLKLYVKVKKDWRKRDIDLRRFGY; encoded by the coding sequence ATGGGAAACAATGAAAACTTCAAGTCGGGATTTGTAAATATTATTGGTAATCCGAATGTTGGGAAATCGACCTTAATGAATTTACTAATGAAAGAGCGTTTGGTGATTGCAACACACAAAGCCCAGACGACGCGTCATCGTATAAAAGGAATTCTTACCGGAGAAAATTATCAGATAGTGTTTTCGGATACGCCAGGAGTTATAGATCCTGCGTATGAATTGCAAAATCTTATGATGGATTCTGTGAAAGAGTCTTTAATCGATGCAGATGTTTTGCTCTATGTAGTAGAAGTGGGTGAGAAACGAATGAAGAATGAAGAAATTTTCGAGAAAATTCAGCAAACCAATGTGCCGACTTTAATTTTGCTCAATAAAATAGATTTGGTTTCCCAGGAAAAACTTGATCAAGCGGTAGATCATTGGCATGCTTTATTACCCAACGCACAGATTTTACCAATTTCTGCCAAAGAAAATTTCAACATCGATTTGTTGATCAATAAAATCATAGAGCTACTACCCAACGGCCCAATGTATTATCCAGAAGATCAGTTGACTGATCGCTCGGAGAGATTTATAGTTAATGAAGTGATTCGAGAGAAAATTCTTTTGCATTATGAGAAAGAAATTCCGTACGCGGTAGAAGTGGTTACCGAGCGATTTAAAGAAGAGATGACCATGATTTATATAGAAGCTGATATTTATGTCGAGCGTGATTCGCAAAAAGGAATTATCATAGGACGCAAAGGAGAAGCTTTATCGAGAGTAGGAAAGGAAGCACGAGAAGAATTGGAAAAGTTTTTCGATAAAAAAGTCTTTCTTAAACTGTATGTAAAAGTGAAAAAAGACTGGCGTAAACGCGATATAGATCTTCGTCGATTTGGGTATTGA
- the scpA gene encoding methylmalonyl-CoA mutase, with the protein MKQKKDFSQLYFDRKLIFNQHSSNTVELDSVQVKDLYTYEDVKNLKQIGFLSGVAPFLRGPYTTMYVRQPWTIRQYAGFSTAEESNAFYKRNLAAGQKGLSVAFDLATHRGYDSDHERVVGDVGKAGVAIDSVEDMKILFDSIPLDKISVSMTMNGAVLPILAFYIVAAEEQGVDQTQLSGTIQNDILKEFMVRNTYIYPPAASMKIIADIFEYTSQHIPRFNSISISGYHMQEAGATPVLEMAYTLADGYEYVKTGIAAGLKVDDFAPRLSFFWAIGMNFTQEVAKMRAARMLWAKLMQEFEPTNKKSLMLRTHCQTSGWSLTEQEPYNNIGRTAIEALAAALGGTQSLHTNALDEAIALPTDFSARIARNTQIILQEETQICRTADPLGGSFMIECLTNEMANQAWNYIQEVNELGGMTKAIEAGIPKMRIEEAAAKKQIKIDSGEDAIIGVNAYRSQLEQEEFEILEVDNTSVRQKQLERLQQIKKNRNQTKVDEILTKITQAAKNGKTNLLALSIEAARRRATLGEISDALESVFGRHRAETRGIQGVYAMGASNMNSFEEARKLADKFADQEGRRPRIMVAKMGQDGHDRGAKVVATSYADMGFDVDIAPLFQTPKEVAKQAVENDVHILGISSLAAGHKTLVPEVIHELSLLGRTDIFIVVGGVIPKQDYEFLYEKGAQAIFGPGTNLAESAITVLQKLLDK; encoded by the coding sequence ATGAAGCAAAAAAAAGATTTTTCTCAATTATATTTTGATAGAAAGTTGATATTCAACCAACACTCATCAAATACAGTAGAGTTGGATAGCGTACAAGTAAAAGATTTGTACACCTATGAAGATGTGAAAAACTTAAAACAAATCGGTTTTCTATCGGGTGTAGCGCCTTTTTTACGCGGACCATATACCACTATGTACGTACGACAGCCATGGACAATACGTCAATATGCAGGATTTTCTACAGCCGAAGAATCCAATGCTTTTTATAAAAGAAATTTAGCAGCTGGGCAAAAAGGTCTATCCGTTGCTTTTGATTTAGCTACACATCGCGGTTATGATTCTGACCACGAACGAGTAGTGGGTGATGTCGGGAAGGCTGGTGTGGCAATAGATTCAGTCGAAGACATGAAAATTCTTTTCGACTCTATTCCACTCGACAAAATTTCGGTTTCGATGACTATGAACGGAGCTGTATTGCCAATTCTTGCTTTTTATATCGTTGCTGCAGAAGAACAAGGTGTAGATCAGACTCAACTTTCGGGGACTATCCAAAATGATATCCTGAAAGAATTTATGGTGAGAAACACCTATATTTATCCACCTGCTGCTTCGATGAAAATTATCGCCGATATATTCGAGTATACCTCTCAACATATACCTCGTTTCAATTCAATTTCCATTTCTGGTTATCATATGCAAGAAGCAGGTGCAACGCCAGTACTTGAAATGGCTTATACCCTTGCCGACGGATACGAATATGTAAAAACAGGTATTGCAGCTGGTCTCAAAGTTGATGATTTTGCTCCACGCTTATCATTCTTTTGGGCTATTGGTATGAATTTCACGCAAGAAGTAGCAAAAATGAGAGCCGCACGAATGCTTTGGGCAAAATTGATGCAAGAATTCGAGCCAACCAACAAAAAATCATTAATGCTTCGTACACATTGCCAAACATCGGGCTGGAGTCTCACCGAGCAAGAACCATATAACAATATTGGTCGCACTGCAATTGAAGCTTTAGCCGCTGCATTAGGTGGCACACAATCACTTCACACCAACGCACTAGACGAAGCCATTGCTTTGCCGACAGATTTTTCTGCACGTATTGCCCGAAATACGCAAATCATCCTACAAGAAGAAACACAAATATGTAGAACAGCCGATCCTTTAGGAGGAAGCTTCATGATCGAGTGTCTGACCAATGAAATGGCTAATCAAGCATGGAATTATATTCAGGAGGTTAACGAGTTAGGTGGGATGACTAAAGCGATAGAAGCAGGAATACCAAAAATGAGAATTGAAGAGGCTGCAGCTAAAAAACAAATAAAAATAGATTCAGGTGAAGATGCAATTATTGGTGTTAATGCCTACCGTTCACAGTTAGAACAAGAGGAATTCGAAATTTTAGAAGTTGACAATACCAGCGTACGCCAGAAACAACTAGAGCGTTTACAACAAATTAAAAAAAATAGAAACCAAACCAAAGTTGATGAAATATTAACTAAAATTACCCAAGCAGCAAAGAATGGTAAAACAAACTTATTAGCCTTGTCTATAGAAGCAGCTAGAAGACGTGCTACTTTAGGTGAAATTTCAGATGCATTAGAAAGTGTGTTTGGGCGTCACAGAGCAGAAACAAGAGGTATACAAGGTGTTTACGCAATGGGAGCAAGCAATATGAATAGTTTTGAAGAAGCAAGAAAGTTAGCAGATAAATTTGCTGATCAAGAAGGTAGAAGACCTAGAATTATGGTCGCTAAAATGGGGCAAGATGGTCATGACCGAGGCGCAAAAGTTGTAGCAACTTCATATGCAGATATGGGATTCGATGTTGATATCGCACCACTATTCCAGACGCCAAAAGAAGTAGCTAAGCAAGCCGTAGAAAATGACGTTCATATATTAGGCATATCTTCTTTGGCTGCTGGTCACAAAACTTTAGTACCAGAAGTTATTCACGAACTATCTTTGCTTGGTCGGACAGATATATTTATTGTAGTAGGAGGCGTTATCCCAAAACAAGATTATGAATTTTTGTATGAAAAAGGTGCTCAAGCAATTTTCGGACCTGGAACTAACCTTGCTGAATCTGCTATTACTGTATTACAAAAACTACTCGATAAATAA
- a CDS encoding polyprenol monophosphomannose synthase, with the protein MPKNLVIIPTYNEKENIESILKSVFVLQPQFDVLVVDDNSPDKTADIVRSLQKQFPDRLFLEVRKVKDGLGRAYVHGFQWAIKNNYDFIFEMDADFSHNPNDLPILLQTLQTKADMVIGSRYLTGVNVVNWPMNRVLLSYFASKYVRFITRLPIHDSTAGFVGYRSEVLKDLDLSKIRFKGYGFQIEMKYRTWVKGYRLIEVPIIFTNRVLGESKISSNIMGEAVFGVIALRLSKIFGKL; encoded by the coding sequence ATGCCCAAAAATTTGGTCATCATCCCAACTTATAACGAAAAAGAGAATATCGAATCTATATTGAAAAGTGTTTTCGTGCTGCAACCTCAGTTTGATGTTTTGGTTGTAGACGATAATTCACCAGACAAAACTGCTGATATTGTTCGTTCGTTGCAAAAACAATTTCCAGATCGATTGTTTTTAGAAGTAAGAAAAGTAAAAGACGGTTTGGGACGTGCGTATGTACATGGTTTTCAGTGGGCAATAAAAAACAATTACGATTTTATTTTCGAGATGGATGCTGACTTTTCTCACAATCCGAATGATTTGCCTATATTATTACAAACCCTTCAGACAAAAGCAGATATGGTGATTGGGTCGCGTTACTTAACCGGTGTAAATGTGGTCAATTGGCCAATGAACAGGGTTTTGTTGTCTTATTTTGCTTCGAAATATGTTCGTTTCATTACGCGTTTACCAATTCATGATAGCACAGCAGGTTTTGTTGGATATCGTTCAGAAGTGTTAAAAGATTTAGATTTGAGCAAAATTCGTTTCAAAGGATATGGATTTCAGATAGAAATGAAATACCGTACATGGGTAAAAGGTTATCGTTTGATAGAAGTACCAATTATCTTTACGAATCGTGTCTTAGGAGAGTCGAAAATAAGTTCTAATATTATGGGAGAAGCTGTTTTTGGAGTAATTGCTCTTCGGTTGAGTAAAATTTTTGGTAAGCTATGA
- a CDS encoding DUF4271 domain-containing protein gives MQLVDLIPIARFAPTPDWVLYVLVGCLLMICAVKFLFASNFHALSNRNEYMNFADDNTFVFSMVINVLNVVLITLLIINFFDINFSQDIQHSFTKFLIVLGVVMGVMFVKVILELFYHNAFYEEQDFRFFFNSSSYVNARNVLVLMVLSFLFFYSSIPKVYIMLSATIFLVINRLWELFYRYVSQKNNFSKIWYHNILYLCTLEILPILVLIKLLFTGKVI, from the coding sequence ATGCAACTAGTAGACTTAATACCAATTGCACGTTTTGCGCCTACACCAGACTGGGTTTTGTATGTCCTAGTAGGATGTTTGTTGATGATTTGTGCCGTAAAATTTTTATTTGCTAGCAACTTTCATGCGTTGAGTAACCGAAACGAATACATGAATTTTGCCGATGACAATACCTTTGTGTTTAGTATGGTGATTAATGTACTTAATGTTGTGTTGATAACTCTATTGATAATCAATTTTTTTGATATAAACTTTAGTCAAGACATTCAGCATTCATTTACAAAATTTCTCATAGTTTTAGGTGTTGTAATGGGAGTCATGTTCGTAAAGGTGATTCTAGAGTTGTTTTATCACAATGCTTTTTATGAAGAACAAGACTTTCGATTTTTTTTCAACTCATCGAGTTATGTCAATGCAAGAAATGTTTTGGTTTTAATGGTTTTGAGCTTTCTGTTTTTTTATAGTTCAATCCCGAAAGTATATATAATGTTATCGGCAACTATTTTTTTAGTAATTAACCGTTTGTGGGAGTTATTTTACCGGTATGTGTCGCAAAAAAACAACTTTTCTAAGATTTGGTATCATAATATTTTATACCTTTGCACTCTAGAAATTTTACCCATTTTAGTGCTAATAAAATTGCTTTTCACGGGTAAGGTAATCTAA
- a CDS encoding DUF4296 domain-containing protein, translated as MRKTLSIVLLSFVFLACEEANIPKPNNLVSKKEMTSLMSDLYLHQTMMQNAYENQDIKSYAQNALAVLKNHNITLEAFEASYEYYNSNPTLYKAILKNAKDQLVNKLPKEEKEKYLQTQQEILQQEEERKRREKLQF; from the coding sequence ATGAGAAAAACCTTATCGATCGTATTATTAAGCTTCGTTTTCTTGGCATGTGAGGAGGCGAATATTCCGAAACCCAATAATTTGGTTTCTAAAAAGGAAATGACAAGTCTGATGAGCGATTTGTACCTTCACCAAACGATGATGCAAAATGCCTATGAAAATCAGGACATAAAAAGTTATGCACAAAACGCTTTGGCGGTACTCAAAAATCACAATATAACTTTAGAAGCTTTCGAAGCTAGTTACGAATATTATAATTCTAATCCTACCCTATACAAAGCTATCCTAAAAAACGCTAAAGATCAGCTTGTCAATAAATTACCAAAAGAAGAGAAGGAAAAATATTTACAGACACAGCAAGAAATCCTACAACAAGAGGAAGAAAGGAAAAGGCGAGAAAAGTTACAATTCTAA
- a CDS encoding universal stress protein, producing MKKILFPTDFSAAADNAFLYALNLAKLYDVDIDVLHVTSNVYLDTQEINRAKFSDYLDYLETIKDHQNEHFEINLQGYFESGDLIINMQEMLSKHDYLYVVMGTDGANTMNDKWLGTNTINAFNVSSVPVLAIPKNISFKPEKRLGFASRLLEKERRTLEKLIVLAKRNGGPLELVHIAKDNILDSDAALVKNFWEREFKDDELEITVLVNKDINKGIADFVTQKNIDVLCLIHRDMNSIERIFKGNYSKKLLQSLQIPILVYPEIN from the coding sequence ATGAAAAAAATATTGTTTCCTACAGATTTTTCGGCAGCAGCAGATAATGCATTTCTTTATGCGTTGAATTTAGCAAAATTATACGACGTAGATATTGATGTACTGCACGTAACCTCGAATGTATATCTTGATACACAAGAAATCAACAGAGCAAAATTCAGTGATTATTTAGACTATCTTGAAACGATCAAAGATCATCAAAATGAACATTTCGAAATCAATCTTCAAGGCTATTTCGAGTCGGGTGATTTAATTATCAATATGCAAGAAATGCTCAGTAAACATGATTATTTGTATGTGGTAATGGGAACAGATGGTGCAAATACAATGAATGATAAGTGGTTGGGCACCAATACGATAAATGCTTTTAATGTAAGTTCTGTGCCGGTTTTGGCTATCCCGAAAAACATTAGTTTCAAACCCGAAAAACGATTAGGTTTTGCAAGCCGTTTATTAGAAAAAGAACGTCGCACATTAGAGAAATTAATTGTTTTAGCAAAACGAAACGGAGGACCACTAGAGCTGGTTCATATTGCCAAAGATAATATTTTGGATAGCGATGCAGCATTAGTAAAAAATTTTTGGGAAAGAGAATTTAAGGATGATGAACTAGAAATTACTGTACTCGTTAATAAAGATATCAACAAAGGTATTGCAGATTTTGTAACCCAAAAAAATATAGATGTATTGTGTCTCATTCATCGAGATATGAACAGTATCGAGCGAATTTTTAAAGGAAATTACAGTAAGAAACTATTGCAATCTCTTCAGATCCCTATTTTGGTTTATCCCGAAATAAATTAA